Sequence from the Deinococcota bacterium genome:
CTCGCTCTCGCCCGACTCGCACTACGGCGCCGGAGCACAGGCTTTTGCCCAGGAGATCGACCGCTTGAGCGAGGGCCGCATCACAATCGTCGAGCAGCCCGCCAACGCGCTCGGCGGCGAGCGCGAGATGATCGAGGGCCTGCAGATCGGCTCGGTCGATATGGTAATCACCTCGACCGGCCCCGTCGGCAACTTCGTCCCCGAGGTCTTGGTCCTGGACCTGCCCTTTCTCTTTCGCGACTACGAGCACGCGCGCGGCGTTTTGGACGGCCCTATCGGCCAGGAACTCTTAGAGAGGTTCCCCGAGCGCGGCATTGTCGCTTTGGCCTGGTCCGAAAACGGCTTTCGCCACCTCACCAACAACCGGCGCGCGGTGAGGTCGCCCGAGGACCTGCAAGGGCTCAAGATCCGCACCATGGAAAACCAGGTGCACATCCGCGCTTTTCAGGCGGCGGGGGCGGCGCCCACGCCGATGGCCTTCCCCGAGCTCTTTACCGCCTTGCAGCAGGGCACCGTCGACGGCCAGGAGAACCCCATCCCGGTCATCACCTCGGCCAACTTCCAGGAGGTGCAGCGCTACTTGAGCCTGACCGGCCACGTCTACTCGCCGGCGCTGGTCTTGATCTCGCCCTTTGTCTGGGAGCGGCTGTCCGAAGAGGAGCAGGGCTGGTTCAAGGAGGCGGCGCGGGCCTCGGTCGAGGCGACCCGCGACAGGGTGACCGAGGTGGAAAGGGAGGGCATCGAGGCCCTGCGCGCCGCCGGCATGGACGTGACCACCGACATCGACATCGCGCCCTTCCAGGCGGCGGTAGCACCCGCCTATGAGGACTTCACCAGGCAGTACGGCGACGAGCTCTTGGAGCGCATCCGCACCTACGGCGAATGAGGCAACGGGTCGAACCTGCCAAATCCTGTCCCTGGGCGCATGTTCAGGGACAGGATTTGCTTGTCGCCTCGATGATAAGCCTCCCGTAATGATCAGCGCCT
This genomic interval carries:
- a CDS encoding TRAP transporter substrate-binding protein, giving the protein MVAACFMGGLTYAQTMTLNLGYSLSPDSHYGAGAQAFAQEIDRLSEGRITIVEQPANALGGEREMIEGLQIGSVDMVITSTGPVGNFVPEVLVLDLPFLFRDYEHARGVLDGPIGQELLERFPERGIVALAWSENGFRHLTNNRRAVRSPEDLQGLKIRTMENQVHIRAFQAAGAAPTPMAFPELFTALQQGTVDGQENPIPVITSANFQEVQRYLSLTGHVYSPALVLISPFVWERLSEEEQGWFKEAARASVEATRDRVTEVEREGIEALRAAGMDVTTDIDIAPFQAAVAPAYEDFTRQYGDELLERIRTYGE